A DNA window from Myxococcus xanthus contains the following coding sequences:
- a CDS encoding SDR family oxidoreductase encodes MKPAVVVTGISGNLGRTLAKLLHKHERIIGIDRRPFAGRPKDVEMYELDLRKKKAEDVFRKNEIRAVIHMGIMHDPRMSEEEHHSFNVVGTTRLLEYCAKYGVKKVVVLSSANVYGPSPDNSNFLTEDAPLMAASRFSGVRDLIEVDMLAHSFFWKHPHIETVILRPVHIVGPTIKNAPSNYLRMRRPWMMAGFDPMVQLIHVEDVARAMVEALRPEPKGVYNVVGPGEVPLSAVMRELGNTPIPVPHPVARPLLGMLFKYRLANFPPPELDHIQFLCAVDGSRWVKDVAWKPRHSMRDTIRSVQGD; translated from the coding sequence ATGAAACCGGCCGTCGTCGTCACGGGCATCAGCGGCAACCTCGGCCGCACCCTCGCGAAGCTGCTGCACAAGCACGAGCGCATCATCGGCATCGACCGGCGGCCCTTCGCGGGACGTCCGAAGGACGTCGAGATGTATGAGCTCGACCTCCGCAAGAAGAAGGCGGAGGACGTCTTCCGGAAGAACGAAATCCGCGCCGTCATCCACATGGGCATCATGCATGACCCCCGGATGAGCGAGGAGGAGCACCACTCCTTCAACGTCGTGGGCACCACGCGCCTGTTGGAGTACTGCGCGAAGTACGGCGTGAAGAAGGTCGTCGTCCTGTCCTCGGCCAACGTCTATGGGCCCAGTCCGGACAACTCCAACTTCCTCACGGAAGACGCGCCGCTCATGGCCGCCAGCCGCTTCTCCGGCGTGCGTGACCTCATCGAAGTGGACATGCTGGCGCACAGCTTCTTCTGGAAGCACCCGCACATCGAGACGGTCATCCTCCGGCCCGTCCACATCGTCGGGCCGACCATCAAGAACGCGCCGTCCAACTACCTGCGCATGCGCCGACCCTGGATGATGGCGGGCTTCGACCCCATGGTGCAGCTCATCCATGTGGAGGACGTCGCGCGCGCCATGGTGGAGGCGCTCCGCCCCGAGCCCAAGGGCGTCTACAACGTCGTGGGCCCCGGCGAGGTGCCCCTGTCCGCGGTGATGCGCGAGCTGGGCAATACCCCCATCCCCGTGCCGCACCCCGTGGCCCGCCCGCTGCTGGGCATGCTCTTCAAGTACCGGCTGGCCAACTTCCCGCCGCCGGAGTTGGACCACATCCAGTTCCTGTGCGCGGTGGACGGCAGCCGCTGGGTGAAGGACGTGGCCTGGAAGCCGCGCCACTCCATGCGCGACACCATCCGCTCCGTCCAGGGCGACTAG
- a CDS encoding lysophospholipid acyltransferase family protein → MLENVTDRVKKGLREWTDRLANTEQKQRLHGLSRPGNEYGVDPFGFDLDYSLSAVAPLLWLYRNYFRVETFGIENVPAGRVLLVSNHSGQLPMDGAMIGVAMMLDASPSRVIRSMVEKWVSSLPYVSTFMARVGQIVGTPENCRRLLESEEAILVFPEGTRGINKLWPQRYQLQEFGLGFMRLALETNTPIVPVAVIGAEEQAPALMDLKPVAKLLGFPSFPITPTGLPIPLPTKYRIYFGEPLHFSGRPDDEDSELDKKVRTVKASIQSMLHQGLKERQGVFW, encoded by the coding sequence ATGCTGGAGAACGTCACCGACCGAGTGAAGAAGGGCCTGCGCGAGTGGACGGACCGGCTGGCCAACACCGAACAGAAGCAGCGGCTCCACGGCCTGTCGCGCCCGGGTAACGAGTACGGGGTGGACCCGTTCGGCTTCGATCTGGACTACAGCCTGTCCGCGGTGGCCCCGCTCCTGTGGCTCTACCGGAACTACTTCCGCGTGGAGACGTTTGGCATCGAGAACGTGCCCGCCGGCCGGGTGCTGCTGGTGTCCAACCACTCCGGCCAACTGCCCATGGACGGCGCCATGATTGGCGTGGCGATGATGCTGGATGCCAGCCCGTCCCGCGTCATCCGCAGCATGGTGGAGAAGTGGGTGTCGTCGCTCCCATACGTGTCCACCTTCATGGCCCGCGTGGGGCAGATTGTTGGCACGCCGGAGAACTGCCGGCGGCTGCTGGAGTCGGAGGAGGCCATCCTCGTCTTCCCCGAGGGCACGCGCGGCATCAACAAGCTGTGGCCCCAGCGTTACCAGCTCCAGGAGTTCGGCCTGGGCTTCATGCGCCTGGCGCTGGAGACGAACACGCCCATCGTTCCCGTGGCCGTCATTGGCGCGGAGGAGCAGGCTCCGGCGCTGATGGACCTCAAGCCGGTGGCGAAGCTTCTGGGCTTCCCGTCCTTCCCCATCACCCCCACGGGCCTGCCCATTCCCCTGCCCACGAAGTACCGCATCTACTTCGGGGAGCCGCTGCACTTCTCCGGGCGCCCGGACGACGAGGACAGTGAGCTGGACAAGAAGGTCCGCACCGTGAAGGCGTCCATCCAATCCATGCTCCACCAGGGCCTCAAGGAGCGTCAGGGCGTGTTCTGGTGA
- a CDS encoding polysaccharide deacetylase family protein: MRLASISVDLDSLPHYCRIHGLPESLLDARARSLVHAVAVPRFRELLDGLGITGTFFVIGEDLESDPVAVAGMRASHEAGIEVASHSHAHDYALTRRGPEAIHADLSRADAAILAATGVRPEGFRAPGYTLNADLYEATAALGYRYGSSAFPAVPYYSAKAAVMGALSVLGRPSRSVLDTPRVLLAPRVPYRPDPAQPYRRGSGTVLELPMTVTPALRFPLIGTFATTLPRASLHALWRTCRRDTFFNFELHGVDVLDASDGIPPELVRQQRDLRVSATQKMARLREVFGWLKSEREVLTLRDVAGRLSASV, from the coding sequence GTGCGGCTGGCGTCCATCTCCGTCGACCTCGACTCGCTGCCCCATTACTGCCGCATCCACGGCCTGCCGGAGTCGTTGCTGGACGCACGCGCCCGCTCGCTGGTGCACGCGGTGGCGGTGCCACGCTTCCGGGAGCTGCTGGACGGGCTGGGCATCACGGGGACCTTCTTCGTCATCGGTGAGGACCTGGAGTCCGACCCGGTCGCCGTGGCGGGCATGCGCGCGTCCCACGAGGCGGGCATCGAGGTGGCCAGCCACAGCCACGCCCATGACTACGCGCTGACGCGCCGGGGCCCCGAGGCCATCCACGCGGACCTGTCCCGCGCGGACGCCGCCATTCTCGCGGCCACGGGTGTGCGGCCGGAGGGGTTCCGCGCGCCGGGCTACACGCTGAACGCGGACCTGTACGAGGCCACCGCGGCGCTGGGCTACCGGTATGGCTCCTCGGCCTTCCCCGCCGTGCCGTATTACTCCGCGAAGGCGGCGGTGATGGGGGCCCTGTCGGTGCTGGGGCGTCCGTCCCGCTCCGTGCTGGACACGCCCCGCGTGCTGCTGGCGCCTCGGGTGCCGTACCGGCCCGACCCGGCGCAGCCCTACCGGCGGGGCTCGGGCACCGTGCTGGAGTTGCCCATGACGGTGACGCCCGCGCTGCGCTTCCCCCTCATCGGCACCTTCGCCACCACGCTGCCCCGCGCGTCCCTGCACGCGCTGTGGCGCACGTGCCGGCGGGACACCTTCTTCAACTTCGAACTGCACGGCGTGGACGTGCTGGACGCGTCGGACGGGATTCCCCCGGAGCTGGTGCGGCAGCAGCGGGATTTGCGCGTCAGCGCCACCCAGAAGATGGCGCGCCTGCGCGAGGTGTTCGGCTGGCTGAAGTCGGAGCGCGAGGTCCTCACGCTGCGCGACGTCGCCGGGCGGCTGTCGGCCTCGGTGTAA
- a CDS encoding glycosyltransferase family 2 protein — MAPHLTVVIPVYNEESIIASAAEELRQGLDARGLDYEIIFAENGSRDATPAILEELCASNPRLRWFHSETPNYGVALKAGILKARGTYVICDEIDLCDLTFYDAALPRLERGEADMVVGSKAAKGASDQRPLIRRAATRVHNKLLKVALGFQGTDTHGLKAFRREALLPVIQKCVVDMDVFASEFVIRAWREGLRVMEIPIQLHEKRQPSIHLFKRVPNVLKNVGKLFYVIRVRGT, encoded by the coding sequence ATGGCCCCGCACCTCACCGTCGTCATCCCTGTCTACAACGAGGAGTCCATCATCGCCTCGGCGGCGGAGGAGTTGCGCCAGGGGCTGGACGCGCGCGGGCTCGACTACGAAATCATCTTCGCGGAGAACGGCTCGCGCGACGCCACGCCGGCCATCCTCGAAGAGCTGTGCGCGAGCAACCCGCGCCTGCGCTGGTTCCACTCGGAGACGCCCAACTACGGCGTGGCGCTCAAGGCCGGCATCCTCAAGGCCCGGGGCACCTACGTCATCTGTGATGAAATCGACCTGTGCGACCTGACCTTCTACGACGCGGCGCTGCCGCGGCTGGAGCGGGGCGAGGCGGACATGGTGGTGGGCTCCAAGGCGGCCAAGGGCGCCAGTGACCAGCGCCCGCTGATTCGCCGCGCGGCCACGCGGGTGCACAACAAGCTGCTGAAGGTGGCGCTGGGCTTCCAGGGCACGGACACGCACGGCCTGAAGGCGTTCCGCCGAGAGGCGCTGCTGCCCGTCATCCAGAAGTGCGTGGTGGACATGGATGTGTTCGCCAGCGAGTTCGTCATCCGCGCGTGGCGCGAGGGCTTGCGGGTGATGGAGATTCCCATCCAGCTCCACGAGAAGCGCCAGCCCTCCATCCACCTGTTCAAGCGCGTGCCCAACGTGCTCAAGAACGTGGGCAAGCTATTCTACGTCATCCGCGTCCGCGGGACCTGA
- a CDS encoding protoporphyrinogen/coproporphyrinogen oxidase: MEPIVILGAGLAGLSTAHFLNKPWRLIEKSDRVGGLIKTEVIQGCYFDPTGHWLHLRDPEIQALVNTLWLPEQMVRIQRKAGIFTRGVFTRFPYQVNTHGLPPEVVAENLTGYVEAVYGEKGRELREREPRNFEEFILRYMGEGFAKNFMVPYNQKLWTVHPREMSAAWVGRFVPRPNLKEVVDGALGAGSDAVGYNASFLYPREGGIESLARAMLSHLKGGQLSTHTEPTAIDWKARKVTLSDGSVQPYAGLVSSISLPGLVKLLAKGEAGVPDAVQDAAKQLRATTVTYVAVGAKGANRQPWHWIYLPEPEFHTYRIGSPSAVYAPLAPPDTSTFYVEYSHHGELSLAAAEKYAVEDLVRSQMIHAADDVLFAQAREIPHAYVLYDDAYGPAKSEILRFLEHTGIQIAGRYGQWEYSSMEDAILAGRACARILNG, translated from the coding sequence ATGGAACCCATTGTCATCCTGGGCGCGGGCCTCGCGGGCCTCTCCACCGCCCACTTCCTGAACAAGCCCTGGCGCCTCATCGAGAAGTCCGACCGTGTCGGCGGCCTCATCAAGACCGAGGTCATCCAGGGGTGTTATTTTGACCCCACCGGTCACTGGCTCCACCTGCGCGACCCGGAAATCCAGGCCCTGGTGAACACGCTGTGGCTGCCGGAGCAGATGGTCCGCATCCAGCGCAAGGCCGGCATCTTCACGCGCGGGGTGTTCACCCGCTTCCCGTACCAGGTGAACACCCACGGTCTGCCGCCGGAGGTGGTGGCGGAGAACCTCACCGGCTACGTGGAGGCCGTCTACGGTGAGAAGGGCCGCGAGCTGCGCGAGCGCGAGCCGCGCAACTTCGAGGAGTTCATCCTCCGCTACATGGGCGAGGGCTTCGCGAAGAACTTCATGGTGCCCTACAACCAGAAGCTGTGGACGGTGCACCCGCGTGAGATGTCCGCCGCCTGGGTGGGCCGCTTCGTGCCCCGTCCCAACCTCAAGGAAGTGGTGGACGGCGCGCTGGGCGCTGGCAGCGACGCGGTCGGCTACAACGCGTCGTTCCTGTACCCGCGAGAGGGCGGCATCGAGAGCCTCGCCCGCGCCATGCTGAGCCACCTGAAGGGCGGCCAGCTCAGCACCCATACCGAGCCCACCGCCATTGATTGGAAGGCCCGGAAGGTGACGCTGTCCGACGGGAGCGTGCAGCCCTATGCGGGGCTGGTGTCCAGCATCTCCCTGCCCGGGTTGGTGAAGCTGCTCGCCAAGGGCGAGGCCGGCGTGCCCGACGCGGTGCAGGACGCGGCGAAGCAGCTGCGCGCCACCACCGTCACCTATGTGGCCGTGGGCGCCAAGGGGGCCAACCGCCAGCCCTGGCATTGGATCTACCTGCCGGAGCCGGAGTTCCACACGTACCGCATCGGCTCGCCCTCCGCGGTGTACGCGCCGCTGGCGCCGCCGGACACGTCCACCTTCTACGTGGAGTACAGCCACCACGGCGAGCTGTCCCTGGCCGCGGCGGAGAAGTACGCGGTGGAGGACCTGGTGCGCTCGCAGATGATTCACGCCGCGGACGACGTGCTCTTCGCCCAGGCGCGCGAGATTCCCCACGCCTACGTGCTCTACGACGACGCCTACGGTCCGGCGAAGTCGGAGATTCTGCGCTTCCTGGAGCATACCGGAATCCAGATTGCCGGCCGCTATGGGCAGTGGGAGTACTCCTCCATGGAAGACGCCATCCTCGCCGGGCGTGCGTGCGCGAGGATACTCAACGGTTGA
- a CDS encoding tetratricopeptide repeat protein, with translation MKVSCPSCQTNYNIDDKRIPPGGAKLKCARCQTTFPIKLDAVSAPAAPAPAEPAIPLPGAASAAPQAAAIPLPGAASAQAAAIPLPGAASAQPAAIPLPGAASAQPAAIPLPGAVSAQPAAIPLPGAPASTGAIPLPGAAPTHSAAIPLPGAPASTGAIPLPGAAPAHAAAIPLPGAAPARAIPLPGAPEAFSAAPHAAAIPLPGAAAPQPAAIPLPGGAPEADPFAFDMGEPAQAAAIPLPGSAPEADPFAFDMGEPAQAAAIPLPEADPFAFDMSEPEQAASVPLPGSAPEADPFGFDMSEPEQAAAIPLPEADPFAFDMSSPAEAAAAMPQADGPSGMDAFGDDFGEPVRDTREVTRVVSIPLPSDAYREPPSAPASGYGVNEPAGTARDFDFETVEAPVEDAAQGYGVNAPAGTARDFDFADDALPVPVEAPPAEDAFAFDIESSSGAAQGLPPQADPFALPPPEAYAQSAAPVDDPFALPPPDMASQTDAFAPDAYAMPSAPEASPYAMPPPAAGAPSFDFAELPVPANADPFALPPPGADFSDLPAPAAPQALEFADLPAPAAPDLSFDFNEPPAPGADPFAVDFSAPPAPALAAAPFAADFGSAPAPGADPFAIDFSEPPAPAPAVAVNPAVDFGDVDFGAPSSPGIPDSLEFDPTARPDDDLEADLSDPLPPPPNAGPADGLEMLSFIDDAAGKDGGAQAGAKVRRFHVRRRSGKVFGPFDEGVIVKMLEDGQLLGNEDVSLDSETWSAIGTVPTFAAAIQRLMEGPAKLVTPTAAPAAAVVDAPRVDGASPQANMKRLEQLYEGRMAAVSVVDRSGNTEKWKKRVPLMIAAGVAVVVAGIGAGTEFGTRYGAFGRRALFPARLSDGSAEAKQVADAKQALLTDTFASYKQARELSAKVLAQKEYPEVRSLWCQSVYYLQRRYAAGNPNEMSRCRQDMADIEFLGEKDVDVIKASAAIALTSRQADSVIPTLSGAYGREDTQGDVELAFLLAEAYSQKRDEKRALDTLNKVLAKNPKSAKAHHAVGNLHQAADRADEAAAAYAAALEADPKHVASAVELAAVELLVRKDVAKGTEAVERALAEDVQSALGPAELARARGLKGVAMFQKHQPKEAEAELKAALEMDAKSTFLRGQLARVLRAQRNFEGALPIYKALATEEPNNLEFADGHITALVMTGKMQDALEAVKKANGVFPNEARIAYLYGRIEDALDNLSDTEGHYKRAIAADDTLVEARLYLGRFYLAQRRNAEARPQLEEAAKKAPENAGVRAGLGELALAENNTLLAQQEFERSVKLDPILADAHLGLSRVALLTDDLETAKAEANRALELDPHLLKDGRLQRGLVLWRLGQLEEAVAELEKAKAEDPRSTTIPITLGAVLLERGDLPGAESNLGLALSNEPSNHEALYYLALVKARRLEFTQALDNMRKAVERAPNRPDYHYAYGVILRDAKNLPDAMSAWRKTVELDGSHADAHEALGHALLEGGQFDEAIASFEASLKADPRRTRVLGSIGDAYFAAARWNDAIKRYQSALKADPKLTYVYYKVARAFTEQAQHAKAIDWYRKATSLDSENPMAYYYLGFAYKERNKRREAVQAFKDYLSRKPDATDRKDIEDEIYDLQN, from the coding sequence ATGAAAGTCTCCTGCCCGTCTTGCCAGACGAACTACAACATCGATGACAAGCGGATCCCGCCGGGCGGCGCGAAGCTCAAGTGCGCCCGGTGCCAGACCACCTTCCCCATCAAGCTCGATGCAGTGAGCGCGCCCGCGGCGCCTGCTCCCGCCGAGCCCGCCATTCCTCTGCCGGGTGCTGCGTCCGCCGCGCCTCAGGCCGCCGCCATCCCGCTGCCCGGTGCCGCGTCCGCGCAAGCCGCCGCCATCCCGTTGCCCGGTGCCGCGTCCGCGCAGCCCGCAGCCATTCCGTTGCCCGGCGCCGCGTCCGCGCAGCCCGCCGCCATTCCGTTGCCCGGCGCCGTGTCCGCGCAGCCCGCAGCCATTCCGCTCCCTGGCGCCCCCGCGTCCACGGGTGCCATCCCGCTGCCGGGCGCCGCACCGACCCACTCCGCCGCGATTCCGCTCCCTGGCGCTCCCGCGTCCACGGGCGCCATCCCGCTGCCGGGTGCCGCGCCGGCCCACGCCGCCGCCATTCCGTTGCCAGGCGCCGCGCCCGCGAGAGCCATTCCGCTGCCGGGCGCTCCTGAGGCGTTCAGCGCCGCGCCCCACGCCGCCGCGATTCCCCTTCCCGGCGCGGCCGCGCCTCAGCCCGCCGCCATTCCCCTGCCGGGAGGCGCCCCGGAGGCCGATCCGTTCGCCTTCGACATGGGCGAGCCCGCACAGGCCGCCGCCATCCCGTTGCCGGGAAGCGCTCCCGAAGCCGACCCGTTCGCCTTCGACATGGGCGAGCCCGCACAGGCCGCCGCCATCCCGTTGCCGGAAGCCGACCCGTTCGCCTTCGACATGAGCGAGCCCGAACAGGCCGCCAGCGTCCCGCTACCGGGAAGCGCTCCCGAAGCCGACCCGTTCGGCTTCGACATGAGCGAGCCCGAACAGGCCGCCGCCATCCCGTTGCCGGAAGCCGACCCGTTCGCCTTCGACATGAGCTCGCCCGCGGAGGCCGCCGCGGCCATGCCGCAGGCAGATGGCCCGTCCGGCATGGACGCGTTCGGCGACGACTTTGGCGAGCCGGTCCGGGACACCCGCGAGGTGACGCGCGTCGTCTCCATTCCACTGCCGAGCGACGCCTACCGCGAGCCGCCCTCCGCTCCGGCGTCGGGCTACGGCGTGAATGAACCCGCGGGAACGGCGCGCGACTTCGACTTCGAGACCGTCGAAGCCCCCGTCGAGGACGCCGCACAGGGCTACGGCGTGAACGCGCCCGCGGGCACCGCCAGGGACTTCGATTTCGCCGATGACGCCCTGCCCGTTCCCGTCGAGGCTCCGCCCGCCGAGGACGCGTTCGCCTTCGACATCGAATCCTCCAGCGGTGCCGCCCAGGGCCTGCCGCCCCAGGCAGACCCCTTTGCCCTGCCGCCCCCGGAGGCCTACGCGCAGTCGGCCGCCCCGGTGGACGACCCGTTCGCCCTGCCGCCGCCAGACATGGCGTCCCAGACGGACGCCTTCGCGCCGGACGCGTACGCGATGCCGTCCGCGCCCGAGGCCTCGCCCTACGCGATGCCTCCGCCCGCCGCGGGAGCGCCGTCCTTCGACTTCGCCGAACTGCCCGTCCCTGCGAACGCCGATCCGTTCGCGCTGCCCCCTCCGGGAGCGGACTTCTCCGACCTGCCCGCGCCCGCCGCGCCCCAGGCCCTGGAGTTCGCGGACCTGCCGGCCCCCGCCGCACCGGACCTGTCGTTCGACTTCAACGAGCCGCCCGCGCCCGGTGCGGACCCCTTCGCCGTCGACTTCAGCGCCCCACCGGCCCCCGCCCTCGCGGCGGCTCCTTTCGCCGCCGATTTCGGCTCCGCGCCAGCGCCGGGTGCGGACCCGTTCGCCATCGACTTCTCGGAGCCCCCGGCCCCCGCGCCAGCCGTCGCCGTCAACCCGGCCGTGGACTTCGGTGACGTGGACTTCGGCGCGCCTTCCTCGCCCGGCATCCCGGACTCGCTCGAGTTCGACCCCACCGCACGGCCGGATGACGACCTGGAAGCGGACCTCTCCGACCCGCTGCCGCCGCCGCCCAACGCGGGCCCCGCGGACGGCCTGGAGATGCTGTCCTTCATCGACGACGCCGCGGGCAAGGACGGCGGCGCCCAGGCGGGCGCCAAGGTGCGCCGTTTCCACGTCCGCCGGCGCTCGGGCAAGGTGTTCGGCCCGTTCGACGAGGGCGTCATCGTCAAGATGCTCGAGGACGGGCAGCTCCTCGGGAACGAGGATGTGTCGCTGGACTCGGAGACCTGGTCCGCCATCGGCACGGTGCCCACCTTCGCCGCCGCCATCCAGCGGCTCATGGAAGGCCCCGCCAAGCTGGTGACGCCCACCGCGGCGCCCGCTGCGGCCGTCGTCGACGCGCCCCGCGTGGACGGCGCCAGCCCGCAGGCCAACATGAAGCGGCTGGAGCAGCTCTATGAAGGCCGCATGGCCGCGGTGTCCGTGGTGGACCGCAGCGGCAACACGGAGAAGTGGAAGAAGCGCGTCCCGCTGATGATTGCCGCGGGCGTCGCCGTGGTGGTGGCGGGCATCGGCGCGGGCACGGAGTTCGGCACGCGCTACGGTGCCTTCGGCCGCCGTGCCCTCTTCCCCGCCCGCCTCTCCGACGGCTCGGCCGAGGCGAAGCAGGTGGCGGACGCGAAGCAGGCGCTGCTCACGGACACCTTCGCCAGCTACAAGCAGGCCCGCGAGCTCAGCGCCAAGGTGCTCGCTCAGAAGGAGTACCCGGAGGTGCGCTCGCTGTGGTGCCAGTCCGTCTACTACCTCCAGCGCCGCTACGCCGCGGGCAATCCGAACGAGATGAGCCGCTGCCGTCAGGACATGGCGGACATCGAGTTCCTGGGAGAGAAGGACGTGGACGTCATCAAGGCGTCCGCGGCGATCGCGCTCACCTCCCGGCAGGCGGACTCAGTCATCCCCACCCTGAGCGGCGCCTACGGCCGCGAGGATACCCAGGGCGACGTGGAGCTGGCCTTCCTGCTGGCCGAGGCCTACTCGCAGAAGCGCGACGAGAAGCGCGCCCTGGACACGCTGAACAAGGTGCTGGCGAAGAACCCGAAGTCCGCCAAGGCCCACCACGCCGTGGGCAACCTGCACCAGGCCGCCGACCGCGCCGACGAAGCCGCCGCCGCCTATGCCGCGGCCCTGGAAGCGGACCCGAAGCACGTGGCCTCCGCGGTGGAACTGGCCGCGGTGGAGCTGCTGGTACGCAAGGACGTGGCGAAGGGCACGGAGGCCGTTGAGCGGGCGCTGGCCGAGGACGTCCAGTCCGCGCTGGGCCCCGCGGAGCTGGCGCGCGCCCGCGGCCTCAAGGGCGTGGCGATGTTCCAGAAGCACCAGCCGAAGGAGGCTGAGGCCGAGCTCAAGGCCGCCCTGGAAATGGACGCGAAGTCCACCTTCCTCCGGGGCCAGCTGGCGCGGGTGCTGCGCGCCCAGCGCAACTTCGAGGGCGCTCTGCCCATCTACAAGGCGCTGGCGACCGAGGAGCCCAACAACCTGGAGTTCGCGGACGGCCACATCACCGCGCTGGTGATGACCGGGAAGATGCAGGACGCGCTGGAGGCCGTGAAGAAGGCCAACGGCGTGTTCCCCAACGAGGCGCGCATCGCCTACCTCTACGGACGCATCGAGGACGCGCTCGACAACCTCTCCGACACGGAGGGCCACTACAAGCGCGCCATCGCCGCGGACGACACCCTGGTCGAGGCCCGCCTCTACCTGGGCCGCTTCTACCTGGCCCAGCGCCGCAACGCGGAGGCGCGGCCTCAACTCGAGGAGGCGGCGAAGAAGGCACCGGAGAACGCGGGCGTGCGCGCGGGCCTCGGCGAGCTGGCCCTGGCGGAGAACAACACGCTGCTGGCCCAGCAGGAATTCGAGCGCTCCGTGAAGCTCGACCCCATCCTGGCGGACGCCCACCTGGGCCTGTCCCGCGTGGCCCTGCTGACGGACGACCTGGAGACGGCGAAGGCGGAGGCCAACCGCGCCCTGGAGCTGGACCCGCACCTGTTGAAGGACGGCCGGCTGCAGCGCGGGCTCGTGCTGTGGCGTCTGGGGCAGTTGGAAGAAGCCGTGGCGGAGCTGGAGAAGGCCAAGGCGGAGGACCCGCGCTCCACCACCATCCCGATTACGCTGGGCGCCGTGCTGCTGGAGCGAGGCGATTTGCCGGGCGCGGAGAGCAACCTGGGCCTCGCGCTGAGCAACGAGCCCTCCAACCACGAGGCGCTCTATTACCTGGCGCTGGTGAAGGCGAGGCGGCTGGAGTTCACCCAGGCGCTGGACAACATGCGCAAGGCCGTGGAGCGGGCCCCCAACCGCCCCGACTACCACTACGCCTACGGCGTCATCCTGCGGGACGCGAAGAACCTGCCGGACGCCATGAGCGCATGGCGCAAGACGGTGGAGCTGGATGGCTCCCACGCGGACGCCCACGAGGCGCTCGGTCATGCGCTGCTGGAGGGCGGCCAGTTCGACGAGGCCATCGCCTCGTTCGAGGCCAGCCTCAAGGCCGACCCCCGCCGCACGCGGGTGCTGGGCTCCATCGGTGATGCGTACTTCGCCGCCGCGCGCTGGAACGACGCCATCAAGCGGTACCAGTCGGCCCTGAAGGCGGACCCCAAGCTCACCTACGTCTATTACAAGGTGGCCCGCGCCTTCACCGAGCAGGCCCAGCACGCCAAGGCCATCGACTGGTACCGCAAGGCCACCAGCCTCGATTCGGAGAACCCCATGGCCTACTACTACCTGGGCTTCGCCTATAAGGAGCGCAACAAGCGCCGGGAGGCCGTGCAGGCCTTCAAGGACTACCTCTCCCGCAAGCCTGACGCGACCGACAGGAAGGACATCGAGGACGAAATCTACGACCTGCAGAACTGA